Proteins encoded by one window of Acinonyx jubatus isolate Ajub_Pintada_27869175 chromosome X, VMU_Ajub_asm_v1.0, whole genome shotgun sequence:
- the BCAP31 gene encoding B-cell receptor-associated protein 31, with amino-acid sequence MSLQWTAVATFLYAEVFAVLLLCIPFISPKRWQKIFKSRLVELVVMYGNTFFVVLIVILVLLVIDAVREIRKYDDVTEKVNLQNNPGAMEHFHMKLFRAQRNLYIAGFSLLLSFLLRRLVTLISQQATLLASNEAFKKQAESASEAAKKYMEENDQLKKEAAAGGVKLDGRDVEEKVGEENRSLKAELKKLKDELDISKQKLEKAENEALAMRKQSEGLTKEYDRLLEEHAKLQAAVDGPMDKKEE; translated from the exons ATGAGTCTGCAGTGGACTGCAGTCGCCACCTTCCTCTACGCAGAGGTCTTTGCTGTGCTGCTGCTCTGCATTCCCTTCATTTCTCCCAAAAG ATGGCAGAAGATTTTCAAGTCCCGCCTGGTGGAGCTGGTGGTGATGTACGGCAATACCTTCTTCGTAGTTCTCATTGTCATCCTTGTGCTGCTGGTCATCG ATGCTGTGCGTGAGATCCGGAAGTATGATGATGTGACAGAGAAGGTGAACCTGCAGAATAATCCCGGGGCCATGGAACACTTCCACATGAAGCTTTTCCGTGCCCAGAGGAATCTCTATATTGCTGGCTTTTCCTTGCTGCTGTCctt CCTGCTGAGACGCCTGGTGACTCTCATCTCCCAGCAGGCCACACTGCTGGCCTCCAATGAAGCctttaaaaaacaggcagagagtGCTAGTGAGGCGGCCAAGAAGTACATGGAAGAGAATGACCAGCTGAAGAAG GAAGCTGCTGCTGGCGGAGTCAAGTTGGATGGTAGGGATGTCGAGGAGAAGGTGGGAGAAGAGAACAGGAGCTTGAAGGCCgagctgaagaaactgaaggaCGAGCTGGACATCAGCAAGCAAA AACTAGAAAAAGCTGAAAATGAGGCTCTGGCCATGCGGAAGCAGTCTGAGGGCCTCACCAAGGAGTATGACCGCCTGCTGGAGGAGCATGCGAAGTTACAG GCAGCGGTAGATGGTCCCATGGACAAGAAGGAGGAGTGA